CTGGATTGGTGCAAACGTGGTTGTTTTACCGGGGGTGAGCATTGGTGAAAACAGCGTAGTTGGGGCAGGAAGCATTGTGACGAAAGATATTCCACCAAACGTTGTGGCAGTAGGTAATCCATGCCGAGTGTTACGAGAAATTGGTGCGCGTGATAAAGAGTTTTATTTTAAACAACTCAGTTTTGAAGATGCTTAATAGGTTCAATAGTATTGCTGCAATATTGTCTTTCGCACAGGCATATAGCGCGTACTTACTTCATAATGATCAGATAAAAATCGAGATTATCCAATGGGTGGTCTCGATTTTTTATATACCGCTTTATTTTTATTGTTAGCCATTAGTGGAATGCTAGAGCCGCTATCTGGCTTATCGTTGATAAAAGGGGGTCGTATTTCCATATTTGCATGATGTGGTGTGGTTGTTTTCTTTGGCCATACTTTTCCCTATCAATCTGTATCTACTAAAACGGATTCGTCATACGAATATTGCGCGATTAATCAATAAAATAACCTCATTAGTTTTCTCAAACGAAGTTGAATGTTACTTTTAAATTTCTATGTATTGAAACTGTTAAATGGAATTTTAGGTAAGTATGAGCAAAAAGTATTTACTCGTGACCAGCGATGATTTTGGGATTAGCCACAGTGTTAACCAAGGTATTTTGCAAGGTTTTCAGCGAGGACTCGTCAGAAGCAGTAACTTTATGGCAGCTGCGCCTTGGTTTCCGGAAGCGGCAAGACTCGCGAAAACGCATCAATTGCCTATCGGTGTTCACGTTACTCTCACCAGTGAATGGACCAATATGTCGTGCGCACCAATTACAGGTGCGAAGTCTTTGACTAATGAACTTGGCTATTTCTATTCTGATTATCAATCATTGCTACCAACGATTGATATCGAAGATGTAAAAAATGAGTATCGTGCGCAAATCAATCGAGTAATCGCAAGCGGTATTCAACCGACACATATTGATAGTCACATGCTGATTGATCTCTCTTATCCAGGTTCGGAAACCTATCAGTTTATCGCTGATGCGATTGAAGAAGTT
Above is a window of Vibrio taketomensis DNA encoding:
- a CDS encoding carbohydrate deacetylase, producing MSKKYLLVTSDDFGISHSVNQGILQGFQRGLVRSSNFMAAAPWFPEAARLAKTHQLPIGVHVTLTSEWTNMSCAPITGAKSLTNELGYFYSDYQSLLPTIDIEDVKNEYRAQINRVIASGIQPTHIDSHMLIDLSYPGSETYQFIADAIEEVAAEYGLIYTYAMNNGKLKYFDQRFELTHKTLEQVTDVLAQFESGIFHIICHCALDNEEQQALALPDESVYRWASKVRQNDLDIVSSLEFKNFVEEQGFEVIDIHKVIELNQR